The Desmonostoc muscorum LEGE 12446 genome includes a region encoding these proteins:
- a CDS encoding Uma2 family endonuclease → MSEPATLEVISDDTLEDQVIFPPGDILSDEPPLESDLHRDQIDLLIRLLKFWWRERQDFYASGNLTIYYSPNQKKSEYFRGPDFFVVLGTEKKDRKSWVVWQEDGKYPNVIVEILSNSTAAVDKGFKIQVYQDTFRTPDYFWFDPITMEFQGFHLVDGKYQEIQTTTDGRLWSQQLELYLGVYEGKLRFFTTENQMIPSSEELAQQESLRAQQESLRAQQAEERAQQAEQEIARLRELLRTQGINPDNI, encoded by the coding sequence ATGTCTGAACCTGCTACCTTAGAAGTCATCTCTGATGATACTTTAGAAGATCAAGTTATTTTTCCTCCAGGCGATATACTGAGTGACGAACCACCCTTGGAAAGTGACCTACACCGAGACCAAATCGATTTGCTGATTCGCCTACTGAAATTCTGGTGGCGAGAAAGGCAAGATTTTTATGCTTCTGGCAATTTGACAATTTATTACAGTCCTAACCAGAAAAAATCAGAATACTTCCGAGGCCCAGACTTTTTTGTAGTTTTGGGAACCGAGAAAAAAGACCGTAAAAGCTGGGTAGTTTGGCAAGAAGACGGCAAATATCCAAATGTGATTGTGGAGATTTTGTCGAATTCAACAGCAGCAGTTGACAAAGGCTTCAAAATACAAGTTTACCAAGATACTTTCCGTACACCCGATTATTTCTGGTTCGATCCGATAACAATGGAATTTCAGGGATTTCACTTAGTAGATGGAAAGTATCAAGAAATTCAAACCACCACTGATGGACGTTTATGGAGTCAGCAGTTAGAACTTTACTTGGGAGTTTATGAAGGTAAATTAAGATTCTTTACTACTGAAAATCAAATGATACCATCATCTGAAGAACTAGCCCAACAAGAAAGCTTACGTGCCCAACAAGAAAGCTTACGTGCCCAACAAGCAGAAGAACGTGCCCAACAAGCAGAACAAGAAATTGCTAGACTGCGTGAACTTTTGCGTACACAGGGCATTAACCCTGATAATATTTGA
- a CDS encoding restriction endonuclease subunit R: MPLILEASSLSLNDVHRFLELEELSTGSFTDFLNLEPLTEFEQQDLLRIGKDFHRYLRLGKISEGLVKFLTIAPLMRLAGFYDVPIRLTMEDSIAIAVEDEDKKITGRMDILAINNPQSHAASAFWILVIETKNSAIEVGEGLPQLLTYTFKSLQEQPSVWGLATNGLRYQFVYLRREQQPTYQLMPLLNLNESPDAIELLRVLKSICKLVNFQK, translated from the coding sequence ATGCCACTTATTCTCGAAGCCAGTAGTCTATCTCTCAACGATGTTCATCGCTTTCTCGAACTAGAAGAACTTTCAACTGGTTCATTCACTGACTTTTTAAATTTAGAACCGTTGACAGAGTTTGAACAACAGGATTTATTGCGAATTGGAAAAGACTTCCATCGTTATCTCAGGCTGGGTAAAATTTCTGAAGGCTTAGTCAAATTTTTGACTATTGCGCCATTAATGCGGTTAGCAGGATTTTACGATGTGCCGATTCGGTTGACAATGGAAGATAGCATTGCCATTGCTGTGGAAGATGAAGACAAAAAAATCACCGGGCGGATGGATATTTTAGCAATCAACAATCCTCAAAGTCATGCTGCATCAGCTTTTTGGATTTTAGTGATTGAAACGAAAAATAGTGCGATCGAAGTTGGTGAGGGTTTACCTCAATTACTTACTTATACTTTTAAAAGTTTACAAGAGCAACCATCTGTTTGGGGTTTGGCAACTAACGGACTGCGTTATCAATTTGTTTATTTAAGACGCGAACAACAACCAACTTATCAATTAATGCCATTATTAAATCTCAATGAATCTCCCGATGCAATTGAGTTATTACGAGTTCTTAAAAGCATCTGCAAGTTAGTAAATTTTCAGAAATAA
- the acs gene encoding acetate--CoA ligase, translating to MSQPTIESILQENRLFHPSSEFSQNAHIKSLEDYQRLYDKAKADPQQFWADLATTELTWFQKWDTVLDWQPPFAKWFVGGKINISYNCLDRHLTTWRKNKAALIWEGEPGDSRTLTYAQLHREVCQFANVLKGLGVQKGDRVGIYMPMIPEAAIAMLACARIGAPHSVVFGGFSAEALRDRLIDAKAKLVITADGGWRKDAIVPLKEQVDKALADGAVPSVENVLVVKRTGQETYMQLGGRDRWWHDLQKTASADCPAEPMDSEDMLFVLYTSGSTGKPKGVVHTTAGYNLYTHMTTKWIFDLQDTDVYWCTADVGWITGHSYIVYGPLSNGATTVMYEGAPRASNPGCFWDVIEKYGVNIFYTAPTAIRAFIKMGEQHPNARNLSSLRLLGTVGEPINPEAWMWYQKVIGGDRCPIVDTWWQTETGGIMITPLPGAIPTKPGSATLPFPGIIADVVDLEGNTVPNNEGGYLAVRHPWPGMMRTVYGDPERFRRTYWEHIPPKDGNYTYFAGDGARRDEDGYFWVMGRVDDVLNVSGHRLGTMEVESALVSHPAVAEAAVVGKPDELKGEEVVAFVTLEGTYQGSEELSKELKQHVVKEIGAIARPGEIRFTDALPKTRSGKIMRRLLRNLAAGQEVSGDTSTLEDRSVLDKLREGA from the coding sequence ATGTCTCAACCAACCATAGAATCAATCCTACAAGAGAATCGCCTTTTCCATCCTAGTTCGGAGTTCTCACAAAACGCCCATATCAAAAGCCTGGAAGACTATCAGCGACTTTACGACAAAGCCAAAGCCGATCCGCAGCAATTTTGGGCAGATTTGGCGACAACGGAATTAACATGGTTCCAAAAGTGGGATACTGTGCTAGATTGGCAACCGCCTTTTGCTAAGTGGTTTGTTGGCGGTAAGATTAATATTTCTTACAACTGCCTTGACAGACATCTCACTACTTGGCGCAAAAATAAAGCAGCACTGATTTGGGAAGGAGAACCAGGAGACTCGCGTACCCTCACCTATGCCCAACTACATCGGGAAGTTTGCCAGTTTGCCAATGTGTTAAAGGGACTGGGCGTACAAAAAGGCGATCGCGTTGGTATTTATATGCCAATGATTCCCGAAGCCGCCATCGCCATGTTAGCCTGTGCAAGAATTGGCGCACCCCACAGTGTGGTATTTGGTGGTTTTAGTGCCGAAGCTTTACGCGATCGCTTAATTGATGCTAAAGCCAAGTTAGTAATTACTGCTGATGGTGGTTGGCGCAAAGATGCGATCGTTCCCCTCAAGGAACAGGTAGATAAAGCCTTAGCTGATGGTGCTGTTCCCAGTGTCGAAAATGTCCTGGTTGTCAAGCGCACCGGACAAGAAACTTATATGCAGTTGGGGGGACGCGATCGTTGGTGGCATGATTTACAAAAAACTGCATCGGCTGATTGTCCCGCCGAACCGATGGACAGTGAAGATATGCTGTTTGTCCTCTACACTTCTGGGAGTACAGGCAAACCCAAGGGTGTGGTGCATACAACTGCTGGCTATAATTTGTATACCCACATGACCACCAAGTGGATCTTTGACCTGCAAGACACAGATGTATACTGGTGTACTGCCGATGTAGGTTGGATTACTGGACATAGCTACATCGTTTATGGCCCCCTTTCCAACGGTGCAACAACGGTGATGTATGAAGGTGCGCCCCGTGCCTCTAATCCTGGGTGTTTCTGGGATGTGATTGAAAAATACGGCGTCAATATTTTTTATACTGCACCTACGGCAATTCGGGCATTTATTAAGATGGGCGAACAGCATCCCAACGCGCGAAACTTGTCTTCATTGCGGTTGTTGGGAACCGTCGGCGAACCGATTAACCCAGAAGCTTGGATGTGGTATCAGAAAGTAATTGGTGGCGATCGCTGTCCAATTGTGGATACCTGGTGGCAAACGGAAACTGGCGGTATCATGATTACACCGCTACCAGGGGCAATTCCCACTAAACCAGGTTCGGCGACTCTTCCCTTCCCTGGAATTATCGCAGATGTGGTGGATTTAGAAGGAAACACCGTACCCAACAACGAAGGCGGTTATTTAGCAGTCCGCCATCCTTGGCCGGGAATGATGCGGACAGTCTACGGCGATCCGGAACGCTTCCGCCGCACCTATTGGGAACATATCCCCCCCAAAGATGGTAACTACACTTACTTTGCTGGTGATGGTGCCAGACGCGATGAAGATGGTTACTTCTGGGTAATGGGTCGCGTCGATGACGTATTGAATGTATCAGGACATCGACTCGGTACAATGGAAGTCGAATCAGCCTTAGTTTCCCATCCAGCAGTTGCAGAAGCAGCAGTAGTGGGTAAGCCAGATGAACTCAAAGGTGAAGAGGTAGTTGCTTTTGTAACATTAGAAGGCACCTATCAGGGAAGTGAAGAATTGAGTAAAGAACTCAAACAACACGTCGTCAAAGAAATCGGTGCCATCGCCCGTCCCGGAGAAATTCGTTTTACCGACGCTTTACCCAAAACGCGATCGGGTAAGATTATGCGGCGATTATTGCGAAATCTCGCTGCGGGACAAGAAGTATCTGGTGATACTTCAACCTTAGAAGATAGAAGCGTGTTGGATAAGTTACGGGAAGGCGCGTAG
- a CDS encoding tetratricopeptide repeat protein, whose product MKLNSKLKSAFVQSFSCMTLSIITAIGLSPSVLAVSGKVSLDSPQQYPQRQSQKLAQFSDTGPSERSQILQQANALYNQGDMKGAEENLRKLIKQFPKDTFGHFQLGNVLFRQQKSEEAISAFREAIRLQPKYALAYNAIGMVYASENRWQEAITEYQKALEINPNYAEALTNFALAMWQTNKKDEALASLEKALNIFKEQNRKERVNQVERIMQEIKKSDDPSIS is encoded by the coding sequence ATGAAACTGAACAGCAAACTGAAATCAGCATTTGTTCAATCTTTTAGCTGCATGACACTGAGTATTATCACTGCGATTGGTCTATCACCATCGGTGTTAGCGGTTTCTGGAAAAGTTTCTTTAGATTCGCCTCAACAGTATCCTCAGAGACAATCACAGAAACTAGCGCAATTTTCCGACACAGGACCATCAGAGCGATCGCAGATTCTCCAACAAGCCAATGCTTTGTACAATCAAGGAGACATGAAAGGTGCAGAGGAAAATTTACGCAAATTAATTAAACAATTCCCCAAAGATACCTTTGGACATTTTCAACTGGGAAACGTGCTTTTTCGGCAACAGAAATCAGAAGAAGCAATTAGCGCTTTCCGAGAAGCCATTCGCCTCCAGCCAAAATATGCTTTAGCTTATAATGCGATCGGTATGGTTTACGCTAGCGAAAATCGCTGGCAAGAAGCTATTACTGAATATCAAAAAGCTTTGGAAATTAATCCTAATTATGCTGAAGCACTGACTAATTTTGCCCTAGCAATGTGGCAAACAAATAAAAAAGACGAGGCGCTAGCTTCTCTAGAAAAAGCTTTAAATATCTTCAAAGAACAGAATAGAAAAGAAAGGGTTAATCAAGTTGAGCGAATCATGCAAGAGATTAAAAAATCAGACGATCCTAGCATTTCTTAA